In Hippocampus zosterae strain Florida chromosome 3, ASM2543408v3, whole genome shotgun sequence, a genomic segment contains:
- the LOC127598257 gene encoding lamina-associated polypeptide 2, isoforms beta/gamma-like — MAEFLEDPSVLTKDKLKNELAANNVALPSGEHKKEVYVQLYLKNLTVQNNKRSPPADAFSSDDEPPAPVVSNKSRSGRKATRKTDKPRIEVEVTELTDDDLRLQLAKYGVDAGPIVASSRKLYEKKLQKLLEEPTAEAESAAAPAADVTVLPEVDANQNGNTDFDQYSDKEDEEMTVTEPEQVPVAQRPVRSRGKTPATARTAGRRQTKVVLEEEEEELVVVTEGPPVKFSESPVEDILANEISTPVGISATCRRPIRGAAGRPLKPSDYWLDESRVRRSVRTEKRSYSESFSRGVGAAPCPPPVAGKSPTLLLKLALLVAVCGSLFLAYKHLEASELEGLLGDVALALRDAARNASAYLGLGDQSKV, encoded by the exons ATGGCGGAGTTTCTGGAAGACCCGTCGGTGCTCACCAAAGACAAGTTGAAGAACGAGCTGGCGGCCAACAACGTGGCGCTGCCGAGCGGCGAGCACAAGAAAGAAGTCTACGTGCAGCTCTATTTGAAGAACTTAACGGTTCagaacaacaagaggagcccgCCCGCCGACGCCTTCTCCAGCGATGACGAGCCGCCCGCCCCCGTGGTCTCCAACAAAAGCCGCTCCGGCAGA AAAGCCACCAGGAAGACGGACAAGCCTCGCATCGAGGTGGAGGTGACGGAACTCACCGACGATGACCTTCGACTGCAACTCGCCAAGTACGGAGTGGACGCGGGACCCATCGTGG CCTCGTCGCGCAAGTTGTACGAGAAGAAGCTGCAGAAGCTGCTGGAAGAGCCCACGGCGGAAGCCgagagcgccgccgcccccgccgccgacgtcaCCGTCCTCCCCGAAGTCGACGCCAACCAGAACGGCAACACCGACTTTGACCAGTACAGCGACAAGGAAGACG AGGAAATGACCGTCACTGAACCGGAGCAGGTCCCTGTGGCCCAGAGGCCCGTGCGCAGCCGAGGGAAAACTCCGGCGACCGCGCGGACCGCCGGCAGACGGCAAACCAAG GTggtgctggaggaggaggaggaggagctggtgGTGGTCACTGAAGGCCCCCCCGTCAAGTTCAGCGAGAGCCCCGTGGAAGATATTCTGGCCAATGAAATCAGCACGCCAGTGGGCATCAG CGCCACCTGCAGGCGTCCCATCCGAGGAGCGGCGGGCCGGCCGCTCAAGCCCAGCGACTACTGGCTGGACGAGTCCCGCGTGCGCCGCAGCGTGCGCACCGAGAAGCGCTCCTACTCGGAGTCCTTCTCCCGGGGGGTCGGCGCCGCCCCCTGCCCTCCCCCCGTCGCCGGGAAATCCCCCACCCTCCTGCTCaaactcgccctcctggtggccgTCTGCGGCTCGCTTTTCCTGGCCTACAAGCATCTGGAGGCGAGTGAGCTGGAGGGCCTCCTGGGCGACGTGGCGCTCGCTCTGCGGGACGCCGCCCGCAACGCCAGCGCCTACCTGGGCCTGGGCGACCAGTCAAAGGTGTAA
- the LOC127597368 gene encoding G2 and S phase-expressed protein 1-like isoform X1 — MILIGIVPAGRKGGRSRQMESPAGSDVIYLLDEKFDFDVSLSPDSSNCDEDADDVFVEPSRHAAKRAPANSPSRLEEGAVGARGGWSPLSGVQLDAVCQEAKRLAEQLRLRGQDEAAASAREDGERFIRDGAAKLAALATPPGPCGPVKRQTFLVQDSPMKELPPAIRHRLRRGSAEPGARATGLSARLGASSPAGGVKTAAPLRGRAALLPSKPAAPRTSSSTGRGPGAQNPRVAPGCEPSPSPDLDNRARRPGWDLPSDGASAAHDVGGDSPLSSGAAGKKRPLAPPNKVSRSGAKATPLQSRKPAERRKMSSSSSSVSSVNSSLSLSPAAGKPNSSQNHATVASGGPAAPGKVGQPANQNKRRSGAGVKTATQSSSSLSSSFPSCYRGGQARNLSETVKASGSSLQSQTTPLKRRTSAAATARIQSGLKAKSKPAALGQTPTPGRGVTGTAFSSPDASKVLKPKTLMAAARMQGLQAKASGGPLTPSAGASRPLQLHSQRPSALPTPLKRRASAIPAPTPGSQSRNARPPRKQAASDSDCPPRTCFSPAPLDWNRAAPVDVQPFCLEEEPPAEPSQSQSPQGKEPSRRRQSEPGEDPVQPESAKREVLLLDLPAPMAPTHEKLLIDLRNTPDWIRNGTKNCTAMQQLIDLSSPLIKWSPEDKKENSAPLINLSF, encoded by the exons ATGATTCTTATTGGAATTGTACCTGCAGGTCGAAAGGGGGGACGCAGCCGCCAGATGGAGAGTCCGGCAGGCAGC GATGTGATTTATCTGCTGGACGAGAAGTTCGACTTCGATGTTTCGCTGTCACCTGACAG CTCCAACTGCGACGAAGACGCGGATGACGTCTTTGTGGAGCCATCCCGCCACGCGGCCAAACGTGCGCCCGCTAACTCGCCCTCCCGGCTTGAGGAAGGGGCCGTGGGCGCACGCGGCGGCTGGAGTCCGCTTTCGGGGGTCCAGCTGGACGCCGTGTGCCAGGAGGCCAAGCGATTGGCCGAACAGCTGCGGCTGCGGGGCCAGGATgaggccgccgcctccgcccggGAAGACGGGGAGCGCTTCATCCGGGACGGCGCCGCCAAACTGGCTGCGCTGGCGACGCCCCCCGGCCCGTGCGGCCCCGTCAAACGGCAGACCTTCCTGGTGCAGGACAGCCCCATGAAGGAGCTGCCCCCGGCTATCCGGCACCGCTTGCGGCGCGGAAGCGCCGAGCCAGGGGCCCGGGCGACCGGTCTCTCCGCCCGGCTCGGCGCCTCCAGCCCGGCGGGCGGCGTCAAGACGGCGGCGCCGCTCCGGGGAAGAGCCGCCCTCCTGCCCAGCAAGCCGGCCGCCCCGAGGACTTCCTCTTCAACGGGCAGGGGCCCCGGCGCCCAAAACCCCCGA GTGGCGCCGGGTTGCGAACCCAGTCCAAGTCCCGATCTCGACAATCGGGCCCGGCGGCCCGGCTGGGATCTTCCGTCAGATGGCGCCAGCGCGGCGCACGACGTCGGCGGCGACTCGCCCCTCAGCTCCGGCGCGGCGGGAAAAAAGCGTCCGCTGGCTCCGCCCAACAAA GTGTCGAGGTCCGGCGCGAAGGCGACGCCGCTACAGAGCAGGAAGCCCGCCGAAAGGCGCAAGatgtcgtcgtcctcgtcctccgtCTCCAGCGTCAACTCCAGCCTGTCCCTCTCCCCGGCCGCGG GTAAGCCGAACTCCTCGCAGAACCACGCGACGGTCGCCTCCGGCGGTCCCGCCGCCCCCGGCAAGGTCGGCCAGCCTGCCAATCAAAACAAACGCCGCTCCGGCGCGGGTGTCAAAACGGCCACgcagtcgtcgtcgtcgttgtcgTCGTCGTTCCCGTCCTGCTACCGCGGCGGCCAAGCCAGGAATTTATCCGAGACCGTGAAAGCTAGCGGATCCTCGCTGCAAAGCCAGACCACGCCCCTAAAAAGAAGAACCTCAGCCGCCGCCACCGCTCGGATTCAAAGTGGCCTGAAGGCAAAAAGCAAACCCGCGGCGCTCGGCCAGACGCCCACACCCGGCAGAGGAGTCACGGGGACAG ctttTTCCTCTCCTGACGCTTCAAAGGTGCTCAAACCAAAGACACTGATGGCGGCGGCCAGAATGCAGGG CCTTCAAGCAAAGGCCTCTGGTGGCCCGCTGACGCCCTCTGCAGGCGCGAGCAGACCTCTGCAGTTGCATTCCCAGCGTCCCTCCGCTCTCCCCACGCCGCTCAAACGCCGGGCGTCGGCCATTCCCGCGCCCACGCCCGGCAGCCAGAGCCGAAACGCCAGACCCCCCAGAAAGCAGGCGGCCTCGGACTCTGACTGCCCCCCCAGGACCTGCTTCAG TCCCGCCCCCCTTGATTGGAATAGGGCGGCGCCTGTCGACGTGCAGCCCTTCTGTCTGGAGGAGGAGCCTCCCGCCGagcccagccaatcgcagagcccGCAGGGCAAAGAGCCATCCCGTCGCCGCCAATCGGAGCCCGGCGAAGACCCCGTCCAGCCGGAGAGCGCCAAACGGGAG GTTCTTCTGCTGGACCTTCCCGCTCCGATGGCCCCGACCCACGAGAAACTGCTCATCGACCTGAGAAACACTCCGGACTGGATCCGAAACGGCACCAAGAACTGTACCGCCATGCAG CAGCTGATTGACTTAAGTTCGCCGCTCATCAAGTGGAGTCCGGAAGACAAGAAGGAGAACAGCGCCCCCCTCATCAACCTGTCCTTCTGA
- the LOC127597369 gene encoding L-lactate dehydrogenase B-B chain-like, whose protein sequence is MSSTLQQLIIPTCGGGPEPPRNKVTVVGVGQVGMACAVSLLLRELTDELALVDVMEDKLKGELMDLQHGSLFLKTSKMVAGTDYSVTANSRVVVLTAGVRQREGESRLDLVQRNVDIFKRVVPQIVTYSPDCVILVVSNPVDVLTYVTWKLSGLPRRRVLGSGTNLDSARFRFLMAERLGVHPSGVHGLVLGEHGDTSVPVWSGVNVAGVGLRALNPDAGADSDPENWKETHKMVVDSAAEVIKLKGYTNWAIGLSVAELTESIVKNLNRIHPVSTAVQGLYGIAEEVYLSLPCVLNGGGVASVVRVSLSHDEVARLRASAGALWEILKELQDL, encoded by the exons ATGTCGTCCACGCTGCAGCAGCTCATCATCCCGACGTGCGGCGGCGGGCCCGAGCCGCCCCGTAACAAAGTGACCGTGGTCGGAGTGGGCCAGGTGGGCATGGCCTGCGCCGTCAGCCTCCTGCTCAGG GAGCTGACGGACGAGCTGGCCCTGGTGGACGTGATGGAGGACAAGCTGAAGGGCGAGTTGATGGACCTGCAGCACGGAAGCCTCTTCCTCAAAACCTCCAAAATGGTGGCCGGCACAG ACTACTCGGTGACGGCCAACTCGCGCGTGGTGGTGCTGACGGCGGGCGTGCGGCAGCGGGAGGGCGAGAGCAGACTGGACCTGGTGCAGCGAAACGTCGACATCTTCAAGCGCGTCGTCCCGCAGATCGTCACCTACAGCCCCGATTGCGTCATCCTGGTGGTGTCCAATCCGG TGGACGTGCTGACGTACGTGACGTGGAAGCTGAGCGGGCTCCCCAGGCGGCGCGTGCTGGGCAGCGGCACCAACCTGGACTCGGCGCGCTTCCGCTTCCTGATGGCCGAGCGTCTGGGCGTGCACCCCAGCGGCGTCCACGGCTTGGTGCTGGGCGAGCACGGCGACACCTCGGTGCCCGTGTGGAGCGGCGTCAACGTGGCCGGCGTCGGCCTGCGGGCGCTCAACCCCGACGCCGGCGCCGATTCCGACCCGGAGAACTGGAAGGAGACGCACAAGATGGTGGTGGACAG CGCCGCCGAGGTGATCAAACTGAAGGGTTACACCAACTGGGCCATCGGGCTGAGCGTGGCCGAGCTGACGGAGAGCATCGTGAAGAACCTGAACAGGATTCATCCGGTGTCCACCGCCGTGCAG GGCCTGTACGGCATCGCGGAGGAGGTGTACCTGAGCCTGCCGTGCGTGCTGAACGGCGGCGGCGTCGCCAGCGTGGTCCGCGTCAGCCTTTCGCACGACGAGGTGGCGCGGCTGCGGGCCAGCGccggtgcattgtgggaaatcCTCAAGGAGCTGCAGGACCTCTGA
- the LOC127597368 gene encoding G2 and S phase-expressed protein 1-like isoform X2 encodes MILIGIVPAGRKGGRSRQMESPAGSDVIYLLDEKFDFDVSLSPDSSNCDEDADDVFVEPSRHAAKRAPANSPSRLEEGAVGARGGWSPLSGVQLDAVCQEAKRLAEQLRLRGQDEAAASAREDGERFIRDGAAKLAALATPPGPCGPVKRQTFLVQDSPMKELPPAIRHRLRRGSAEPGARATGLSARLGASSPAGGVKTAAPLRGRAALLPSKPAAPRTSSSTGRGPGAQNPRVAPGCEPSPSPDLDNRARRPGWDLPSDGASAAHDVGGDSPLSSGAAGKKRPLAPPNKVSRSGAKATPLQSRKPAERRKMSSSSSSVSSVNSSLSLSPAAGKPNSSQNHATVASGGPAAPGKVGQPANQNKRRSGAGVKTATQSSSSLSSSFPSCYRGGQARNLSETVKASGSSLQSQTTPLKRRTSAAATARIQSGLKAKSKPAALGQTPTPGRGVTGTAFSSPDASKVLKPKTLMAAARMQGLQAKASGGPLTPSAGASRPLQLHSQRPSALPTPLKRRASAIPAPTPGSQSRNARPPRKQAASDSDCPPRTCFSPAPLDWNRAAPVDVQPFCLEEEPPAEPSQSQSPQGKEPSRRRQSEPGEDPVQPESAKREVLLLDLPAPMAPTHEKLLIDLRNTPDWIRNGTKNCTAMQLIDLSSPLIKWSPEDKKENSAPLINLSF; translated from the exons ATGATTCTTATTGGAATTGTACCTGCAGGTCGAAAGGGGGGACGCAGCCGCCAGATGGAGAGTCCGGCAGGCAGC GATGTGATTTATCTGCTGGACGAGAAGTTCGACTTCGATGTTTCGCTGTCACCTGACAG CTCCAACTGCGACGAAGACGCGGATGACGTCTTTGTGGAGCCATCCCGCCACGCGGCCAAACGTGCGCCCGCTAACTCGCCCTCCCGGCTTGAGGAAGGGGCCGTGGGCGCACGCGGCGGCTGGAGTCCGCTTTCGGGGGTCCAGCTGGACGCCGTGTGCCAGGAGGCCAAGCGATTGGCCGAACAGCTGCGGCTGCGGGGCCAGGATgaggccgccgcctccgcccggGAAGACGGGGAGCGCTTCATCCGGGACGGCGCCGCCAAACTGGCTGCGCTGGCGACGCCCCCCGGCCCGTGCGGCCCCGTCAAACGGCAGACCTTCCTGGTGCAGGACAGCCCCATGAAGGAGCTGCCCCCGGCTATCCGGCACCGCTTGCGGCGCGGAAGCGCCGAGCCAGGGGCCCGGGCGACCGGTCTCTCCGCCCGGCTCGGCGCCTCCAGCCCGGCGGGCGGCGTCAAGACGGCGGCGCCGCTCCGGGGAAGAGCCGCCCTCCTGCCCAGCAAGCCGGCCGCCCCGAGGACTTCCTCTTCAACGGGCAGGGGCCCCGGCGCCCAAAACCCCCGA GTGGCGCCGGGTTGCGAACCCAGTCCAAGTCCCGATCTCGACAATCGGGCCCGGCGGCCCGGCTGGGATCTTCCGTCAGATGGCGCCAGCGCGGCGCACGACGTCGGCGGCGACTCGCCCCTCAGCTCCGGCGCGGCGGGAAAAAAGCGTCCGCTGGCTCCGCCCAACAAA GTGTCGAGGTCCGGCGCGAAGGCGACGCCGCTACAGAGCAGGAAGCCCGCCGAAAGGCGCAAGatgtcgtcgtcctcgtcctccgtCTCCAGCGTCAACTCCAGCCTGTCCCTCTCCCCGGCCGCGG GTAAGCCGAACTCCTCGCAGAACCACGCGACGGTCGCCTCCGGCGGTCCCGCCGCCCCCGGCAAGGTCGGCCAGCCTGCCAATCAAAACAAACGCCGCTCCGGCGCGGGTGTCAAAACGGCCACgcagtcgtcgtcgtcgttgtcgTCGTCGTTCCCGTCCTGCTACCGCGGCGGCCAAGCCAGGAATTTATCCGAGACCGTGAAAGCTAGCGGATCCTCGCTGCAAAGCCAGACCACGCCCCTAAAAAGAAGAACCTCAGCCGCCGCCACCGCTCGGATTCAAAGTGGCCTGAAGGCAAAAAGCAAACCCGCGGCGCTCGGCCAGACGCCCACACCCGGCAGAGGAGTCACGGGGACAG ctttTTCCTCTCCTGACGCTTCAAAGGTGCTCAAACCAAAGACACTGATGGCGGCGGCCAGAATGCAGGG CCTTCAAGCAAAGGCCTCTGGTGGCCCGCTGACGCCCTCTGCAGGCGCGAGCAGACCTCTGCAGTTGCATTCCCAGCGTCCCTCCGCTCTCCCCACGCCGCTCAAACGCCGGGCGTCGGCCATTCCCGCGCCCACGCCCGGCAGCCAGAGCCGAAACGCCAGACCCCCCAGAAAGCAGGCGGCCTCGGACTCTGACTGCCCCCCCAGGACCTGCTTCAG TCCCGCCCCCCTTGATTGGAATAGGGCGGCGCCTGTCGACGTGCAGCCCTTCTGTCTGGAGGAGGAGCCTCCCGCCGagcccagccaatcgcagagcccGCAGGGCAAAGAGCCATCCCGTCGCCGCCAATCGGAGCCCGGCGAAGACCCCGTCCAGCCGGAGAGCGCCAAACGGGAG GTTCTTCTGCTGGACCTTCCCGCTCCGATGGCCCCGACCCACGAGAAACTGCTCATCGACCTGAGAAACACTCCGGACTGGATCCGAAACGGCACCAAGAACTGTACCGCCATGCAG CTGATTGACTTAAGTTCGCCGCTCATCAAGTGGAGTCCGGAAGACAAGAAGGAGAACAGCGCCCCCCTCATCAACCTGTCCTTCTGA